Proteins encoded within one genomic window of Candidatus Dormiibacterota bacterium:
- a CDS encoding tetratricopeptide repeat protein, giving the protein MSINDGLALIRRHDFEGALPLLAAEVRKRPDDAYAAYYLAYAFVGAQDPQPAVTLLSKIIEVHPDFTDAHTLLGLARIRTSDFAGAATEYEAVLGREPKNAAALLGLGMIAYWKRETAMAEDYLDRALRGDPAARDALVFKADLRYAAGDITGAVMLLRDAKRLRKPSLPEVADAEIADRLLRYEAALQPLRKARGGLPDMPGWVLCVVGVTLALTFLAAAGLPGAWNGLRHYQDGKARLVTLDYSGCASEMEMAVEAAPTSPKAWAYEAYCYMLDKDTKAGLSAWYTARSYDPAITLDTNADQQVLLSRIKQATAKPVTPK; this is encoded by the coding sequence ATGTCCATCAACGATGGCCTGGCGCTCATCCGCCGGCATGACTTCGAAGGCGCGCTGCCGCTACTGGCTGCCGAAGTGCGCAAGCGTCCCGATGACGCCTACGCCGCCTATTACCTCGCCTACGCCTTCGTCGGCGCGCAGGACCCGCAGCCGGCGGTGACCCTGCTCTCGAAGATCATCGAGGTCCATCCGGATTTCACCGACGCCCACACCCTGCTCGGCCTGGCCCGGATCCGGACGTCTGACTTCGCCGGTGCCGCCACGGAGTATGAGGCGGTGCTCGGACGCGAGCCGAAGAATGCCGCCGCCCTACTCGGTCTGGGGATGATCGCCTACTGGAAGCGCGAGACCGCGATGGCGGAGGACTACCTCGATCGGGCGTTGCGCGGTGATCCGGCGGCGCGCGATGCCCTGGTCTTCAAGGCCGACCTGCGTTACGCGGCGGGGGACATCACCGGCGCCGTCATGCTCCTGCGCGACGCGAAACGGCTGCGCAAGCCCTCATTGCCTGAAGTCGCCGATGCCGAGATCGCCGACCGCCTGCTTCGCTACGAAGCGGCGCTACAGCCGCTCCGCAAAGCGCGCGGCGGCCTGCCCGACATGCCGGGCTGGGTGTTGTGCGTGGTCGGCGTCACCCTGGCGCTCACCTTCCTGGCCGCGGCCGGCCTGCCCGGCGCCTGGAACGGGCTGCGCCATTACCAGGACGGCAAGGCGCGGCTGGTGACCCTGGATTATTCGGGCTGCGCCAGCGAGATGGAAATGGCGGTTGAAGCCGCACCGACGTCGCCCAAGGCCTGGGCGTACGAAGCCTACTGCTACATGCTCGACAAGGACACCAAGGCCGGGCTCTCCGCCTGGTACACAGCTCGCAGCTACGATCCCGCGATTACGCTCGATACCAATGCGGACCAGCAGGTACTGCTCAGCAGGATCAAGCAGGCCACCGCGAAGCCAGTGACCCCGAAATGA